In the Diorhabda sublineata isolate icDioSubl1.1 chromosome 10, icDioSubl1.1, whole genome shotgun sequence genome, caaaaaacatcaaCTTTCTAGAACATATGAAACACACGGTCGAAAAAGCCGATAAAAAGATTGCACAACTACGAAGACTGATGCCGAATGTGGGAGGGCCTGGTTATTGCAAGCGCAGGGTTCTGTGCCAAGTAATGCACAGCGTCCTCCTGTATGCGGCGCCAGCCTGGCGCGAAGCCATGAAGATACATTCATACAAGGAAAGATTAATGGCCGCGCAAAGAAAAGGCTTACTGATGGTCGCCGCTGCCTATAGGACCGTATCGGCCGAGGCAGTCCAGGTTATAGCAGGTTTCCCACCGATCGATCTCATGATAGCTGAGAGATGctttctatataaaataggaGGCAGGTTAGCCGGTAATAGACGAATGGCAAGAGAAAGAACATATAAAAAGTGGCAGGAGAGGTGGGACAGTCTGGAGACGAAGGCCCAGTGGCCAAAATCTTGATTAAAGACATAAGAAGCTGGGTCATGTACACACACAGAACCACTTCTTACTACATCACGCAGGTTCTGACGGGGCATGGTTCGTTCGGTACCTTCACTAAAAGAATCCGTAAAACCGAGGATGACACATGTTAAACATGTGGGCAAAGGGACGACCCAGCCCATGTCCTCTACGAATGTGCGAGATGGGGTGAGGAAAGAGCCAGACTGAAAGAACAACTAGGATGTGACTTGCCAATGGCAACCGAGATCATAGGGAAAATGTTGGAGGATAAAGTAACCTGGAACGCGGTAACGACGTACATGACCATAGCAATGAACAGAAACGAAAAAGAGGATAGATAGGGGAGGTGCGCCGATATAATGACAACTTGTTGTCCTCCCGGCGCATGCAAATCCCCAGGGATGCGTAAACAAtgagggtggtttagtgggtgagagtcccacacaTACAGCATTGCACCTGCCCGCTGTGAGGACGGCATTAGCTTGGGGgcaaaaaaaaaggttaggttaggttaggtttcgtgCCCAGAGAGGTCGAGTCGAGGAGGCAGGAAGTGAGTCGGTCCAAATCCTCGACGCGAGTTCCCTGGGATGGGGTTTGGTCTACCCGACACGACGCGTCCCAATGGCTCATAGGGTGTCTCCGAAAGGAGTGGTCGGTCCT is a window encoding:
- the LOC130449163 gene encoding uncharacterized protein LOC130449163; protein product: MKHTVEKADKKIAQLRRLMPNVGGPGYCKRRVLCQVMHSVLLYAAPAWREAMKIHSYKERLMAAQRKGLLMVAAAYRTVSAEAVQVIAGFPPIDLMIAERCFLYKIGGRLAGNRRMARERTYKKWQERDDPAHVLYECARWGEERARLKEQLGCDLPMATEIIGKMLEDKVTWNAVTTYMTIAMNRNEKEDR